A window of Paenibacillus polygoni contains these coding sequences:
- the rpsO gene encoding 30S ribosomal protein S15, protein MALTQERKQQLIEEHKTHESDTGSPEVQIAILTENIKSLTDHLRTHKKDHHSRRGLLKMVGQRRKLLAYLKNKDVRRYSALIEKLGLRR, encoded by the coding sequence ATGGCTTTGACTCAAGAACGTAAACAACAATTGATCGAAGAGCACAAAACTCATGAATCCGATACTGGATCTCCAGAGGTGCAAATTGCTATCCTTACGGAAAACATCAAGAGTTTGACGGATCACTTGCGTACTCACAAGAAAGATCACCATTCCCGTCGCGGGCTTTTGAAAATGGTAGGTCAACGTCGTAAGCTCTTGGCTTACTTGAAAAACAAAGATGTTAGACGTTATAGTGCTTTGATTGAGAAGCTTGGATTGCGCCGTTAA
- the dpsA gene encoding dipicolinate synthase subunit DpsA: MLTGVRIVVLGGDARQLEVIHRCVELDASVSIVGFDTLEHFPEGAVKETLSDQLLSTADVLILPVVGCDDSGNIQAKYADSDTTITLTAKLAAELPEHCTIFTGMAKPYLKEICKQNRIRLIELLDRDDVAIHNSIPTAEGAIMLAIQQTDFTIHNSVALVLGLGRTGFTMAKTLQGLGADVRVAVRREEDIARASVMGLKPFLTRDLEKHAGQADLIFNTIPSMIITAQILSKMKSKSFIIDLASAPGGTDFRYAEKRGIQAMLAPGLPGIVAPKTAGVIIANSIVKLLLGEQNDRGNKQ; the protein is encoded by the coding sequence ATGTTGACCGGAGTTCGGATCGTCGTTTTAGGAGGAGATGCACGTCAGCTTGAGGTCATCCATCGCTGCGTAGAGCTTGATGCATCTGTAAGTATAGTAGGATTTGATACTTTGGAGCATTTTCCTGAAGGAGCTGTCAAGGAAACCTTGTCTGACCAGCTTCTTTCTACAGCAGACGTTTTAATACTGCCGGTGGTGGGATGTGACGACAGCGGAAACATCCAAGCTAAATATGCTGATAGTGATACAACGATAACTTTAACTGCAAAACTTGCAGCTGAATTACCAGAACATTGTACGATATTTACAGGTATGGCAAAACCTTATTTGAAAGAGATTTGTAAGCAAAATAGGATTCGTCTTATTGAACTTCTTGACCGGGATGATGTGGCTATTCATAATTCGATTCCAACAGCAGAGGGCGCGATCATGCTGGCTATTCAGCAGACTGATTTTACGATTCATAACTCGGTCGCGTTGGTACTCGGACTCGGTCGTACTGGTTTTACAATGGCAAAAACACTTCAAGGTTTGGGTGCGGATGTGAGGGTGGCTGTAAGACGCGAAGAGGACATTGCTAGAGCATCAGTGATGGGCTTAAAGCCTTTCCTGACGAGGGATTTAGAGAAACATGCAGGGCAAGCTGACTTGATTTTTAATACGATACCGTCTATGATAATCACAGCACAAATCCTGTCCAAAATGAAGTCGAAATCGTTTATTATTGATCTTGCCTCAGCACCTGGTGGAACCGATTTTCGGTATGCAGAGAAGCGCGGTATTCAAGCGATGCTCGCCCCTGGGCTCCCTGGCATTGTTGCTCCCAAAACAGCGGGTGTTATTATTGCCAACTCCATTGTTAAGCTGCTTTTAGGTGAACAAAATGATCGGGGGAATAAGCAATGA
- the dapA gene encoding 4-hydroxy-tetrahydrodipicolinate synthase has protein sequence MEFGRLITAMVTPFNEQGEIHWEETSRLIDYLIDVQKSDALVVSGTTGESPTLSDQEKVELFSFAVKHAAGRAKIIAGTGSNSTHHSITLTQEAEKAGVDGVLLVVPYYNRPNQEGMYRHFEAIANSTSLPVMLYNVPGRTAASLSVETTLRLAEIKNIVATKECASLEQVTLIAAGAPKGFAVYSGDDSSTLPALSVGAYGIVSVASHIIGSSMKEMIESYLNGDVQKAASLHQKLFPVFKGLFDAPHPLPNPVAVKYALTQKGYKVGSVRLPLVAPTEQETKFITELIAKID, from the coding sequence GTGGAATTTGGAAGACTAATAACGGCCATGGTCACGCCTTTCAACGAACAAGGCGAGATTCACTGGGAAGAAACCTCCAGGCTCATCGATTATTTAATAGACGTACAAAAATCAGACGCACTGGTCGTATCAGGTACAACAGGAGAATCACCTACTCTATCAGATCAAGAAAAAGTGGAATTGTTTTCTTTTGCAGTAAAACATGCTGCTGGAAGAGCCAAAATTATAGCAGGTACTGGCAGCAACAGTACACACCATTCCATTACGCTTACGCAAGAGGCTGAAAAAGCGGGAGTAGACGGGGTTCTTTTGGTTGTTCCCTATTACAATAGACCAAATCAAGAAGGAATGTATAGACACTTCGAAGCGATTGCGAATTCTACTTCTTTACCTGTAATGCTGTATAATGTGCCGGGAAGAACTGCCGCGAGCCTTTCTGTAGAAACAACACTTCGACTTGCAGAGATCAAGAACATTGTCGCTACAAAAGAATGTGCATCCTTAGAACAAGTGACGCTGATTGCTGCGGGTGCTCCGAAAGGTTTTGCTGTTTATTCTGGCGATGACTCATCTACTTTGCCAGCCCTTTCCGTGGGAGCCTACGGCATCGTGAGTGTTGCGAGTCATATCATCGGTTCTTCTATGAAAGAGATGATTGAATCTTACTTGAACGGAGATGTACAGAAGGCTGCTTCCTTACATCAGAAGTTATTCCCTGTATTCAAGGGGTTGTTTGACGCGCCGCATCCGCTGCCGAATCCTGTAGCTGTTAAATATGCTTTAACACAAAAAGGCTATAAGGTGGGTTCCGTGCGTCTTCCGCTCGTGGCACCAACGGAACAAGAAACTAAGTTTATTACAGAACTGATTGCGAAGATTGATTGA
- a CDS encoding dipicolinate synthase subunit B has protein sequence MNWQGKTVGYAITGSHCTFEEVMPVVQRFKDEGADVVPIISQTVLTTDTRFGTSQSWQKQLKDITGNDIISSIVEAEPLGPSKRLDVLVIAPCTGNTTSKLANAMTDSPVLMAAKSQMRNQRPVVLAISTNDGLGLNAANIAKLLVAKYIYFVPFGQDNPENKPNSLVAKMHLIPEAAYAALEGRQLQPILM, from the coding sequence ATGAATTGGCAGGGAAAAACGGTTGGTTATGCGATAACAGGATCTCATTGTACTTTTGAAGAAGTGATGCCGGTAGTGCAAAGGTTTAAGGATGAAGGGGCAGATGTTGTGCCTATCATTTCTCAGACTGTACTCACTACAGACACTCGGTTTGGGACGTCTCAAAGCTGGCAGAAGCAGTTGAAAGATATAACGGGGAATGATATTATTTCTTCGATTGTCGAGGCAGAACCGCTGGGACCATCGAAGAGGCTCGATGTACTGGTTATAGCACCTTGCACAGGTAACACGACCAGTAAGCTAGCAAATGCAATGACGGATAGTCCTGTTCTCATGGCTGCAAAATCGCAAATGCGGAATCAACGACCTGTTGTTCTTGCGATTTCGACGAATGACGGCCTGGGACTAAACGCAGCGAATATTGCAAAGTTACTTGTAGCGAAGTATATCTATTTTGTTCCGTTTGGCCAGGATAACCCAGAGAATAAACCGAATTCACTCGTCGCTAAAATGCATCTGATTCCTGAAGCAGCTTATGCTGCCCTCGAAGGAAGACAATTGCAACCTATACTTATGTAA
- a CDS encoding bifunctional riboflavin kinase/FAD synthetase, with protein MKTINLSFPLTEEVRKEIAVPQVLAMGQFDGLHLGHVSVIESAVRLSKEQGIQAAVLTFHPHPKEVMRKGDYQGYLTPLRDKEEILEKMGVDVLYVIEFNESFSSLLPEQFVTEFLIQSEVKVAVVGFDFRFGHKGAGDEHKLRELGMPHMNVVTIPPLMLDGKKVSSTSIRSVLHEGDVKEAERMLGRRYSLRGTVIDGEKRGRTIGFPTANVEPSESYVVPRKGVYAVWVLHDNQKFPGVMNIGVKPTFHKDRIKPSFEVHLLDYSGDLYGQELTVELVEFLRPEQRFPSIDELIAQIQRDSETAKQILSN; from the coding sequence TTGAAAACAATAAATTTATCATTTCCTCTGACAGAAGAAGTGCGTAAAGAGATTGCCGTTCCCCAGGTACTTGCGATGGGGCAGTTTGATGGGCTGCACTTAGGACATGTAAGTGTAATTGAGTCCGCTGTAAGGTTATCCAAAGAACAGGGGATACAAGCTGCTGTCTTGACTTTTCATCCTCATCCAAAAGAAGTAATGCGTAAAGGTGACTATCAGGGTTATCTTACCCCGCTTCGTGATAAAGAAGAAATTCTTGAAAAAATGGGTGTAGATGTCCTATATGTTATCGAATTCAACGAGTCTTTTTCGAGTCTTCTGCCAGAACAGTTTGTAACTGAGTTTTTGATTCAATCCGAAGTAAAAGTAGCTGTGGTTGGTTTTGACTTTCGGTTTGGTCATAAAGGAGCTGGGGATGAACACAAACTTCGTGAACTCGGCATGCCTCATATGAACGTAGTGACCATTCCTCCGCTTATGCTGGATGGCAAGAAAGTGAGCAGTACTTCGATTCGTTCTGTCTTACATGAAGGAGATGTAAAGGAAGCTGAGCGTATGCTCGGCAGACGTTATTCTCTAAGAGGAACAGTGATTGACGGTGAAAAACGAGGACGCACGATTGGATTTCCTACAGCAAATGTAGAACCATCAGAAAGCTATGTTGTACCACGAAAAGGTGTATATGCCGTTTGGGTATTGCATGATAATCAGAAGTTTCCAGGTGTCATGAATATTGGCGTTAAACCTACTTTTCATAAAGATCGGATTAAACCTTCTTTTGAAGTGCATTTGCTCGATTACAGCGGGGATCTGTATGGACAGGAACTTACTGTGGAGTTGGTGGAGTTTCTGCGACCTGAACAGCGGTTTCCGTCCATCGACGAACTCATTGCTCAGATTCAGAGAGACTCAGAGACGGCGAAGCAAATTTTATCGAATTGA
- a CDS encoding M16 family metallopeptidase, translating to MKLKNGLRVVMEEIPTSRSVSFGIWVKNGSRNEDDLNNGVSHFIEHMLFKGTDRFDAKAIAEQFDAIGGNVNAFTSKEYTCYYAKVLDEHLPIAVDVLSDMFFHSKFDSEELAKEKNVILEEISMYEDTPDDMVHDLISLAAYGDHPLAYPILGTEEKLNAMDQTTLRDFMKERYTIENTVISLAGNIDADHIMELLEKYFGSFDLHGEIKEVSEPVFKGEQLFHKKKTEQNHICLAFPGCSIHDNKQYAMALINNAIGGGMSSRLFQEIREKRGLAYSVYSYHSAHADSGLFTIYAGTAPKQTKEVMELTIALLKDLAVNGLSEEELRKGKEQLKGSLILSLEGTGSRMNRNGKNELMVGKHQTLDQMIEKIENVTMDDINVVLDRMFAVPYALAMVGASDKAIASMRRNEFVSIRTN from the coding sequence ATGAAACTGAAAAATGGCCTTAGAGTGGTCATGGAAGAAATTCCAACAAGCCGATCGGTTTCTTTTGGGATCTGGGTTAAGAATGGTTCACGTAATGAAGATGATCTGAATAACGGAGTGTCTCATTTTATAGAGCATATGCTGTTTAAAGGCACCGATCGTTTTGACGCAAAAGCGATAGCAGAACAATTTGATGCCATTGGCGGTAATGTGAATGCCTTTACCTCAAAAGAATACACTTGTTATTATGCAAAAGTTCTTGATGAACATTTGCCGATTGCCGTAGATGTCTTATCAGACATGTTCTTTCATTCCAAGTTTGACAGCGAGGAACTTGCGAAAGAGAAAAATGTGATTTTAGAAGAAATCTCGATGTATGAAGATACGCCGGATGATATGGTTCACGATTTAATTTCGCTTGCAGCTTACGGAGATCATCCACTCGCTTATCCAATCCTCGGTACAGAAGAGAAACTAAATGCAATGGATCAGACAACACTTCGTGATTTTATGAAAGAACGTTATACGATTGAAAATACGGTGATCAGTCTTGCTGGGAATATTGATGCTGATCATATTATGGAACTGCTCGAAAAATATTTTGGTTCTTTTGATCTTCACGGAGAAATAAAAGAAGTATCTGAGCCTGTATTTAAAGGGGAACAATTGTTTCATAAAAAGAAAACAGAGCAAAATCACATCTGTTTAGCTTTTCCAGGATGTTCGATTCACGACAACAAGCAGTATGCAATGGCACTCATTAATAATGCGATTGGCGGCGGAATGAGTTCGAGACTGTTCCAGGAAATAAGAGAGAAACGCGGTCTTGCTTATTCTGTGTATTCCTATCATAGTGCACATGCAGACAGCGGCTTGTTTACGATCTATGCAGGAACAGCCCCTAAACAGACAAAAGAGGTAATGGAGCTTACGATTGCCCTTTTAAAAGATCTTGCTGTTAATGGTTTGTCTGAAGAAGAACTCCGTAAAGGAAAAGAACAGCTCAAAGGCAGCCTTATCTTGAGTCTGGAAGGTACAGGCAGCCGAATGAACCGGAATGGTAAAAATGAGCTGATGGTAGGGAAACACCAAACCCTTGACCAAATGATTGAAAAAATCGAAAATGTAACTATGGACGACATCAATGTTGTTTTAGACCGCATGTTCGCTGTACCTTATGCACTGGCTATGGTAGGCGCTTCGGATAAAGCAATTGCATCTATGAGGAGGAACGAGTTTGTCAGTATCCGTACAAATTAA
- the dapG gene encoding aspartate kinase, translating into MGILVQKFGGTSLSTPAARERVLQHMKREIKAGHSLVVVVSAMGRRGEPYATDTLLDWISSNGDALPAREKDLLLSCGEFISASTLTSLAHSEGITATVLTGGQAGIITDRQYGNARIVEVKPDRILEELKSHQVVIVAGFQGINDIGDITTLGRGGSDTSATALGAALGADMVDIYTDVEGVLTADPRIVEDAKPLLYVSYAEISNMAHQGAKVIHPRAVEIAMQSHIPVRVRSTFGDGEGTLITHPEGVRDIQSGVVDRHVTGIAHVSNVTQITVEAEENVGKLQLQVFKAMAENDISVDFINVSPSGAVYTVFDYDSEKAIRVLQELGLKPKSLSGCAKVSVIGGGINGVPGIMARIVESLAEVNIDILQSADSNTTIWVLVKKEDMVGAVRALHTKFELHL; encoded by the coding sequence ATGGGCATTTTAGTGCAAAAATTTGGGGGGACTTCTCTTTCAACCCCCGCTGCTAGAGAACGTGTTCTTCAGCATATGAAACGTGAAATTAAAGCAGGGCATTCACTAGTTGTTGTTGTATCTGCAATGGGACGCAGAGGCGAACCTTATGCAACGGATACCCTTTTAGACTGGATTAGCAGTAACGGAGATGCTCTGCCTGCAAGAGAGAAGGATCTGCTGCTTTCTTGTGGCGAGTTTATTTCTGCAAGCACATTAACCAGTTTGGCACATAGTGAAGGAATCACAGCAACCGTTTTAACAGGCGGGCAAGCCGGAATTATTACCGATCGTCAATATGGCAATGCTAGAATCGTTGAGGTGAAGCCAGATCGGATCTTAGAAGAATTGAAATCTCATCAAGTGGTTATTGTTGCCGGTTTCCAAGGCATTAATGATATAGGTGATATTACTACTTTAGGACGCGGAGGCAGCGACACGTCAGCAACAGCTCTTGGAGCAGCACTCGGAGCGGATATGGTTGATATCTATACCGATGTCGAGGGAGTACTTACGGCAGATCCAAGAATTGTAGAAGATGCGAAGCCTCTTTTATATGTCAGTTATGCAGAGATTAGTAATATGGCCCACCAAGGCGCAAAGGTGATACATCCGCGTGCGGTAGAGATCGCCATGCAGTCACATATTCCGGTGCGTGTTCGCTCTACTTTTGGGGATGGGGAAGGAACGCTTATTACTCACCCAGAAGGAGTTCGAGATATTCAATCCGGCGTTGTAGATCGTCATGTAACCGGTATTGCACATGTGAGTAACGTAACGCAAATCACGGTTGAAGCCGAAGAGAATGTAGGTAAACTGCAGCTCCAGGTATTCAAAGCGATGGCAGAGAATGATATTAGTGTTGATTTTATTAATGTTTCACCATCTGGCGCCGTATATACCGTGTTTGATTATGATTCCGAAAAAGCGATCCGTGTCCTTCAAGAACTTGGACTGAAGCCGAAAAGTTTGTCCGGTTGTGCGAAGGTTTCGGTTATTGGCGGAGGGATTAACGGTGTCCCAGGCATTATGGCCCGTATTGTCGAATCGCTTGCAGAGGTGAATATTGATATTTTGCAGTCAGCCGACTCGAACACAACAATATGGGTATTGGTGAAAAAAGAAGATATGGTAGGCGCAGTTCGCGCTCTTCATACAAAATTTGAGCTCCACTTATAA
- the pnp gene encoding polyribonucleotide nucleotidyltransferase has translation MEQRVEMQLGGRTLILETGRLAKQANAAVTVRYGDTVILCTVTASTEPKDLDFFPLTVNYEERLYAVGKIPGGFIKREGRPSEKAILASRLTDRPIRPLFPEGFRNDVQIQNIVMSVDQDCEPEIAAMIGTSAALSISDVPFNGPIGGVAVGRVNGEFVINPDVAAQEASDIYVVVAGTKDAIMMVEAEANEVPEEVMLEAIMFGHEEIKNIVAVIEQLVQVAGKEKMAVKLHAVNADVNAEVREYAAARLVEAVRIEEKHARQDAIDVINDETVAFFGDKYIETPELLKDVKEILHDIVKEEVRRLITHDKVRPDGRALSEIRPIDCDTNLLPRTHGSGLFTRGQTQALSVCTLGALGDVQILDGIDLEETKRFMHHYNFPPFSVGEARPLRPPGRREIGHGALGEKALSKVIPSETEFPYTIRLVSEVIESNGSTSQASICASTLAMMDAGVPIKAPVAGVAMGLIKDGDHVSILTDIQGMEDHLGDMDFKVAGTSEGVTAIQMDIKIDGIDRNILSEALSQAKEGRMHILGKMMEAIQKPRETLSKYAPKILTMHINPDKIRDVIGAGGKIINKIIEETGVKIDIEQDGRVFISSADQSMNDKAREIIEGIVREVVVGEIYVGKVKRIEKFGCFVEVLPNKEGLVHISQLSTERVAKVEDVVSIGDSITVKVTEIDQQGRINLSRKATLTAETKA, from the coding sequence ATGGAACAACGTGTTGAGATGCAACTTGGCGGCAGAACACTGATTCTAGAAACAGGACGTCTTGCTAAACAGGCAAACGCTGCTGTAACTGTACGCTATGGAGATACCGTTATTTTATGTACCGTAACAGCGTCAACTGAACCTAAAGATTTGGACTTTTTCCCGCTTACGGTTAACTATGAGGAAAGACTATATGCAGTAGGTAAAATTCCAGGTGGATTCATTAAAAGAGAAGGTAGACCGAGCGAGAAAGCGATTCTTGCCAGCCGTCTGACAGATCGGCCCATCCGTCCTCTATTCCCGGAAGGTTTCCGTAATGATGTTCAGATTCAAAATATCGTAATGAGCGTTGATCAAGACTGCGAACCAGAAATCGCAGCAATGATCGGTACTTCTGCGGCACTAAGTATTTCAGATGTTCCATTTAATGGACCTATCGGCGGAGTAGCTGTTGGCCGTGTTAATGGTGAATTTGTAATTAACCCAGATGTTGCTGCTCAAGAAGCAAGTGATATCTACGTGGTGGTTGCAGGAACGAAAGATGCGATCATGATGGTAGAAGCAGAAGCAAATGAAGTACCAGAAGAAGTAATGCTCGAAGCGATTATGTTTGGTCATGAGGAGATTAAAAACATCGTTGCTGTAATCGAACAATTGGTACAAGTTGCTGGTAAAGAGAAAATGGCTGTCAAATTGCATGCAGTGAATGCGGACGTTAACGCTGAAGTTCGCGAGTATGCAGCAGCTCGTCTCGTTGAAGCAGTTCGTATTGAAGAAAAACATGCAAGACAAGATGCGATTGATGTAATTAACGATGAAACGGTTGCTTTCTTTGGTGATAAATACATAGAAACTCCTGAATTGTTAAAAGACGTGAAGGAAATCCTTCATGACATCGTTAAAGAAGAAGTTCGCAGACTGATCACGCATGATAAAGTGCGTCCAGATGGACGAGCATTGTCTGAAATTCGTCCGATCGATTGCGATACAAATCTCTTGCCGCGTACGCATGGATCTGGCTTGTTTACTCGTGGACAAACTCAGGCGCTCAGCGTATGTACATTAGGAGCACTAGGCGATGTTCAGATTCTAGATGGTATTGATCTGGAAGAAACCAAACGCTTCATGCACCATTATAACTTCCCGCCGTTTAGTGTCGGTGAAGCAAGACCGCTTCGTCCTCCAGGTCGTCGTGAAATTGGTCATGGTGCACTCGGTGAAAAAGCATTGTCTAAAGTAATTCCGTCTGAGACTGAATTCCCTTATACAATTCGTCTTGTATCTGAAGTTATTGAATCAAATGGTTCTACATCTCAGGCTAGTATCTGTGCTTCAACACTTGCTATGATGGATGCTGGGGTACCAATTAAAGCACCTGTAGCTGGTGTGGCAATGGGTCTGATTAAAGATGGAGATCATGTATCGATCCTGACTGATATTCAAGGTATGGAAGATCATCTTGGAGATATGGACTTTAAAGTAGCCGGTACTTCTGAAGGGGTTACCGCAATTCAAATGGATATTAAGATCGATGGTATTGATCGTAATATTCTATCTGAAGCTCTAAGCCAAGCAAAAGAAGGGCGTATGCACATTCTTGGTAAAATGATGGAAGCTATCCAAAAACCAAGAGAAACCTTATCTAAGTATGCACCTAAGATTCTTACCATGCACATTAACCCGGATAAGATCCGTGATGTTATTGGAGCAGGCGGTAAAATCATTAACAAGATTATTGAGGAAACGGGCGTTAAAATCGATATCGAACAAGATGGCCGTGTATTCATCTCTTCTGCTGATCAATCCATGAATGATAAAGCTCGCGAAATTATTGAAGGCATCGTTCGTGAAGTGGTTGTAGGTGAGATTTATGTAGGTAAAGTAAAACGTATTGAGAAGTTTGGCTGCTTTGTAGAAGTACTTCCTAACAAAGAAGGACTTGTGCATATCTCCCAGCTGTCTACAGAACGTGTAGCTAAAGTGGAAGACGTGGTCTCTATTGGAGATTCTATTACAGTAAAAGTAACAGAAATCGACCAACAAGGACGCATCAATCTTTCCCGCAAAGCAACTTTGACTGCAGAAACAAAAGCTTAA
- a CDS encoding polysaccharide deacetylase family protein, with the protein MKTNSKKWAAVLVSAAAVVLIGQVTDVASFITHQRVVHTEDAFDMYVDAAPEDELKKQITLKAAEMKIEPIDAKLDRVWKAIPGYNGLEVDIEATYQKALSSPKSESISYVMKEIAPKISLDDIGPHPIYRGNPEKKMASFMINVAWGNEYLTPMLDTLDKYKVKATFFLDGSWLSKNKELALEIRKRGHELENHAYSHPNMSKLSTERATLEISKTKQLLKESLGVDNKWFAPPSGDFDQETVNLAAEQGLKTVLWTIDTVDWKKPSSESVVAKITKGTEAGSLILMHPTAASEGALEGMIQGITQKGITLGTVSETLSSARLQTKVE; encoded by the coding sequence GTGAAAACAAACTCGAAAAAGTGGGCTGCCGTGCTTGTTAGTGCGGCAGCCGTCGTTTTGATCGGACAAGTAACGGATGTAGCCAGTTTTATTACACATCAAAGAGTGGTTCATACCGAAGATGCTTTTGATATGTATGTGGATGCTGCACCAGAAGATGAACTGAAAAAGCAGATTACACTCAAAGCAGCAGAAATGAAAATAGAACCTATTGATGCGAAGCTAGATCGCGTCTGGAAAGCAATTCCCGGATACAATGGGTTAGAAGTAGATATAGAAGCAACGTATCAAAAAGCATTATCTTCTCCAAAGTCAGAGTCTATTTCTTATGTAATGAAAGAGATCGCGCCCAAAATCTCACTCGACGACATTGGCCCGCATCCGATATACCGAGGCAACCCGGAGAAAAAGATGGCCTCTTTTATGATCAATGTGGCTTGGGGCAATGAATATCTTACTCCTATGCTAGATACACTCGATAAATATAAAGTAAAGGCCACATTTTTCCTTGATGGCAGCTGGCTGAGTAAGAATAAAGAGCTTGCTCTAGAGATTAGAAAGCGCGGGCATGAACTGGAGAACCATGCGTATTCTCATCCTAATATGAGTAAGCTCAGCACAGAACGGGCCACTCTTGAGATTAGCAAGACAAAACAGCTGCTTAAAGAGTCACTTGGTGTAGATAATAAGTGGTTTGCTCCCCCTTCTGGTGACTTTGATCAGGAAACAGTGAATCTCGCTGCTGAGCAAGGTCTGAAGACGGTGCTATGGACGATTGATACGGTAGATTGGAAGAAACCTAGTTCTGAAAGCGTGGTTGCAAAGATCACTAAAGGCACCGAGGCAGGATCTCTTATTTTAATGCATCCAACGGCTGCTTCTGAAGGCGCTCTTGAAGGAATGATTCAAGGAATTACCCAAAAAGGAATCACACTTGGGACGGTAAGTGAGACGTTGTCATCCGCAAGACTTCAGACGAAAGTTGAGTAA
- the dut gene encoding dUTP diphosphatase, translated as MSVSVQIKRLAGNEDISLPAQMSELAAGFDLYAAVEADKTLHPGERSLIPTGFAMALPAGYEAQIRPRSGLAYKHGITCLNTPGTIDADYRGEVKVLLVNLGQEPFTIRRNERIAQMVIQVVPAVTLIEVEELSETVRGTGGFGHTGK; from the coding sequence TTGTCAGTATCCGTACAAATTAAAAGATTAGCTGGTAATGAAGATATTTCACTTCCTGCTCAAATGTCTGAACTCGCAGCAGGTTTTGACCTGTATGCCGCTGTGGAGGCTGATAAGACATTACATCCAGGGGAACGCAGTTTGATACCTACCGGATTTGCTATGGCTTTACCAGCTGGTTATGAAGCTCAGATTCGCCCAAGAAGCGGCTTAGCTTATAAACACGGGATCACCTGTCTTAATACGCCGGGAACCATTGATGCAGATTATCGTGGTGAAGTGAAGGTGCTGCTTGTGAACCTAGGACAAGAACCTTTCACAATCCGCCGGAATGAACGCATCGCACAAATGGTGATTCAAGTCGTACCTGCGGTTACCTTGATCGAAGTAGAAGAACTGTCTGAAACGGTTCGGGGTACCGGTGGTTTTGGCCACACAGGGAAATAA